One genomic window of Verrucomicrobiota bacterium includes the following:
- a CDS encoding helix-turn-helix domain-containing protein has product MTWNIFTQVARRMRFVKLALKAQQSMSRLCRSFGISRKCGYKWKQRFE; this is encoded by the coding sequence GTGACATGGAACATCTTTACTCAGGTGGCGCGACGGATGCGGTTTGTGAAGTTGGCCTTGAAGGCCCAACAGAGCATGTCGCGGTTGTGCCGGTCTTTCGGTATCAGTCGCAAGTGCGGCTACAAATGGAAGCAGCGCTTCGAGTAG